In Campylobacterota bacterium, one DNA window encodes the following:
- the trpS gene encoding tryptophan--tRNA ligase, producing the protein MAQQKVILTGDRPTGPLHLGHFVGSLQNRLKLQHEGKQYVMLADVQALTDNADNPEKVRNNIFEVMLDYLAVGIDPKLSTIFVQSMIPEIAELAIFYFNLVTVARVQRNPTVKDEIKQRGFGDSLPVGFFVYPIHQAADITIVNADLVPVGSDQLPMIEQTAEIVRKFNRLYGPVFREPQAVIPQTAGRLPGLDGKAKMSKSLGNAIFLSDQPDELTKKVMSMYTDPNHVHVNDPGQVEGNTVFAYLDIFDQRTDEVAELKAHYQRGGLGDVVLKKRLNEVLQTLLEPIRTRRQELAKDRGQVMQLLQEGTEQARAVASQTMQSVKAAMKIDYF; encoded by the coding sequence ATGGCACAACAAAAGGTTATTTTAACGGGTGATCGTCCAACTGGCCCACTGCACTTGGGCCACTTTGTTGGCTCGCTGCAAAATCGACTTAAACTGCAACATGAGGGCAAGCAGTATGTTATGCTGGCTGACGTGCAGGCACTAACCGACAACGCAGACAACCCAGAAAAAGTGCGTAACAATATTTTTGAAGTGATGTTAGATTATTTGGCTGTTGGTATTGACCCCAAGCTCAGCACTATTTTTGTGCAGTCAATGATTCCAGAAATTGCCGAACTTGCCATTTTTTATTTTAATTTGGTGACCGTTGCGCGTGTGCAGCGCAACCCAACGGTCAAAGACGAAATTAAACAGCGTGGTTTTGGCGACAGCTTGCCCGTCGGTTTTTTTGTCTACCCTATTCACCAAGCTGCCGACATTACCATTGTCAATGCTGACCTGGTGCCGGTAGGCAGTGACCAACTGCCCATGATTGAGCAAACGGCTGAGATTGTGCGCAAGTTCAACCGTTTGTATGGGCCTGTATTTCGTGAGCCGCAGGCGGTTATCCCGCAAACGGCTGGGCGTTTGCCGGGCCTTGATGGCAAAGCAAAAATGAGTAAGTCACTGGGCAATGCTATTTTTCTTTCTGACCAGCCTGATGAACTGACCAAAAAGGTTATGAGCATGTACACCGACCCTAACCATGTGCATGTTAACGACCCGGGTCAAGTTGAGGGCAACACGGTGTTTGCCTACCTTGATATTTTTGACCAGCGCACTGATGAAGTGGCTGAGCTTAAGGCACACTACCAGCGTGGTGGGCTTGGTGACGTGGTACTGAAAAAACGCCTTAATGAAGTGTTGCAGACATTACTTGAACCGATTAGAACGCGCCGTCAGGAGCTTGCCAAAGACCGTGGCCAAGTTATGCAGTTGCTGCAGGAAGGCACAGAACAAGCACGTGCTGTTGCCAGTCAGACCATGCAGTCGGTTAAAGCGGCGATGAAGATTGATTATTTTTAG